In Fusarium oxysporum f. sp. lycopersici 4287 chromosome 2, whole genome shotgun sequence, a genomic segment contains:
- a CDS encoding fatty acid synthase subunit alpha: protein MRPEVEQELAHTLLVELLAYQFASPVRWIETQDVFLGERTAERVVEIGPADTLGVMAKRTLKSKYEAYDAAKSVQRNILCYNKDAKEIYYDVDPVEEEPEPAAASSSDAPAAPAAAAAAPAAAAAAPAPSSGPVAQVADEPVQAVDIVRALIAQKLKKPLLEVPLSKAIKDLVGGKSTLQNEILGDLGKEFGSTPEKPEDTPLDELGASMQATFDGNLGKQSLSLIARLISSKMPGGFNITAARKYLESRWGLGPGRQDGALLLALTMEPPARLGSEGDAKAFFDSVANKYATNAGISLSTATAAGPAGGSSGGMMMDPAAIDALTKDQRALFKQQLELLARYLKIDLREGEKAHLNSQKSEKVLQAQLDLWTAEHGDFYASGIEPVFTPLKARTYDSSWNWARQDALSMYFDIIFGRLQAVDREIVSQCIRLMNRSNPKLLDFMQYHIDNCPTERGETYKLAQELGQQLIENCKDVLDVAPVYKDVSLPTGPRTTVDARGNLNYEEVPRTSCRKLEHYVQQMAEGGKISEYGNRTKVQSDLSRIYRLIKQQHKLSKTSQLEIKSLYGEVLRSLAMNESQILPKDNKGRKVLKNSQSKGKVETIPFLHLKKKGLHGWDYSKKLTGVYLNCLEDAAKSGVTFQDKHVLMTGAGAGSIGAEVLQGLISGGAKVIVTTSRFSREVTEYYQAMYTRYGSRGSQIVVVPFNQGSKQDVEALVEYIYDTKEGLGWDLDFIVPFAAIPENGREIDSIDSKSELAHRIMLTNLVRLLGCVKAQKTERGFETRPAQVVLPLSPNHGTFGNDGLYSESKLGLETLFNRWHSESWANYLTICGAVIGWTRGTGLMSGNNIVAEGVEAFGVRTFSQQEMAFNLLGLMSPTLVDLCQNEPVFADLNGGLQFIPNLNETMTKLRKDIMETSEVRRAVAKESAIENTIVNGAASEVLYKKKTIDPRANIKLDFPNRPDWKTEIEPLNENLKGMVDLEKVVVVTGFAEVGPWGNSRTRWEMEAYGEFSLEGCVEMAWIMGLIKNHNGLIKGKPYSGWVDAKTGEPVDDKDVKPKYEKYVLEHSGIRLIEPELFEGYDPNKKQLLHEVVIEEDLEPFEASKETAEEFKREHGDKVEVFEIPDSGEYIIRLRKGASLWIPKALRFDRLVAGQIPTGWDPKRYGVPEDIVSQVDPVTLFLLVSTAEALLSCGITDPYEFYKYVHVSEVGNCVGSGMGGAAALRDMHRTRFLDQPVQNDILQESFINTMAAWVNMLLMSSSGPIKTPVGACATAVESIDTGYETIMEGKARVCFVGGFDDLGEEGSYEFANMKATSNTVDEFAHGRTPKEMSRPTTTTRNGFMESQGCGIQVIMTAKLALDMGVPIHGIVALTTTASDKIGRSVPAPGQGVLTTARENPGKFPSPLLDINYRRRQIERRKKTIKQWQESELEYVHDEIDAMKAQGASFDEKEYAADRFAHIEKEAARQEKELLRSMGNNFWKSDPSIAPLRGALATWGLTVDDIGVASFHGTSTKANDKNESSVICQQLRHLGRKKGNAVLGIFQKYLTGHPKGAAGAWMMNGCLQVLDTGLVPGNRNADNVDPVMEQYDLIVYPSRSIQTDGVKAFSVTSFGFGQKGAQAIGVHPKYLFATLDEKTYAEYCAKVDARQKKAYRYFHDGFINNKLFVAKNNSPYSDDQLSKVLLNPDARVSEDKKSSELKYAPDFMKKSEKVVSSAKAKETEQVMEALALKVINKNSQVGVDVEDIAAVNIDNDTFVERNFTANEISYCRQAPSPQSSFAGRWSAKEAVFKSLGVASQGAGAAMKDIEIVKGENGAPAVSLHGEAAAAAKKAGVKDITLSISHSDSQAIAVAVANF from the exons ATGCGTCCCGAAGTTGAGCAAGAGCTTGCTCACACGCTGCTCGTTGAATTGCTCGCATACCAGTTTGCTTCTCCTGTTAGATGGATTGAGACTCAAGATGTGTTCCTCGGTGAGAGGACCGCTGAGCGAGTCGTGGAAATTGGTCCTGCCGATACTCTTGGTGTCATGGCTAAGCGAACCTTGAAGTCCAAGTACGAAGCCTACGATGCCGCCAAGTCCGTTCAGCGAAATATCCTCTGCTATAACAAGGATGCTAAGGAGATCTACTATGATGTTGATCCCGTGGAAgaggagcctgagcctgCGGCTGCTTCCTCTAGTGATGCCCCTGCAGCTCCTGCGGCCGCTGCCGCTGCAcccgctgctgctgctgctgcacCTGCCCCCAGTTCTGGTCCTGTCGCCCAGGTTGCCGATGAGCCTGTCCAGGCTGTCGACATTGTTCGCGCCCTCATTGCGcaaaagctcaagaagcctcTCCTCGAGGTTCCTCTCAgcaaggccatcaaggacCTTGTCGGTG GCAAATCAACTCTTCAGAACGAGATTCTCGGTGATCTTGGAAAGGAATTCGGTTCCACCCCTGAGAAGCCCGAAGATACACCTCTCGATGAGCTTGGTGCATCCATGCAAGCCACTTTCGATGGCAACCTCGGCAAGCAATCGCTGTCCTTGATTGCTCGACTTATCTCCTCCAAGATGCCTGGTGGCTTCAATATCACAGCCGCCCGAAAATACCTCGAGAGTCGATGGGGTCTTGGACCTGGCCGACAAGATGGTGCCCTGCTTCTCGCCCTCACAATGGAGCCTCCTGCGCGACTGGGCTCTGAGGGCGATGCCAAGGCCTTCTTTGACAGCGTTGCCAACAAGTATGCCACCAATGCCGGCATCAGTCTGTCTACAGCTACTGCGGCTGGCCCCGCTGGCGGCTCTAGCGGCGGCATGATGATGGATCCTGCTGCTATTGATGCCCTCACCAAGGACCAGCGTGCCCTCTTCAAGCAACAATTAGAGCTTCTCGCTCGATACCTCAAGATCGACCTCCGTGAGGGTGAGAAGGCTCACCTCAACTCCCAGAAATCCGAGAAGGTTTTGCAAGCCCAGCTTGATCTCTGGACTGCCGAGCATGGTGACTTCTATGCCTCTGGTATCGAGCCTGTCTTCACCCCCCTCAAGGCCCGAACCTACGATTCATCATGGAACTGGGCTCGCCAAGACGCTCTCAGCATGTACTTCGATATTATCTTCGGTCGTCTCCAGGCTGTTGATCGTGAGATTGTTAGCCAGTGCATTCGTCTCATGAACCGATCCAACCCCAAGCTCCTCGACTTCATGCAGTACCATATCGACAACTGCCCCACCGAGCGAGGTGAGACTTACAAGCTTGCTCAGGAGCTCGGACAGCAGCTTATTGAGAACTGCAAGGATGTTCTTGATGTCGCCCCTGTGTACAAGGATGTTTCCCTCCCTACCGGACCCAGGACAACAGTTGACGCCCGGGGCAACCTCAACTACGAGGAAGTCCCGCGTACCAGCTGCCGCAAGCTCGAGCACTATGTCCAGCAAATGGCCGAGGGTGGCAAGATCTCTGAGTACGGCAATCGCACCAAGGTCCAGAGCGATCTTTCTCGCATCTACAGACTCATCAAGCAGCAGCACAAACTGTCCAAGACTTCGCAGCTTGAGATCAAGAGCCTTTATGGCGAGGTCCTTCGCTCGCTTGCCATGAACGAGAGCCAGATCCTTCCCAAGGACAACAAGGGCCGAAAGGTTCTGAAGAACAGCCAGAGCAAGGGTAAGGTCGAGACCATTCCCTTCCTTCacctcaagaagaagggtctCCATGGCTGGGACTACAGCAAGAAGCTTACCGGCGTGTACCTCAACTGCCTTGAGGATGCTGCTAAGTCTGGTGTCACTTTCCAGGACAAGCACGTTCTCATGactggtgctggtgccgGTTCCATCGGTGCCGAGGTCCTTCAGGGTCTCATCAGCGGTGGCGCTAAGGTCATTGTCACCACCAGCCGCTTCTCCCGCGAGGTCACCGAGTACTACCAGGCCATGTACACCCGCTATGGCTCTCGCGGCTCCCAGATTGTCGTTGTTCCCTTCAATCAGGGTAGCAAGCAAGATGTTGAGGCCCTTGTCGAGTACATCTACGATACCAAGGAGGGTCTTGGCTGGGATCTTGACTTCATCGTTCCTTTCGCTGCTATCCCCGAGAACGGTCGCGAGATTGACAGCATTGATTCCAAGTCTGAGCTTGCTCATCGTATCATGCTTACCAACCTTGTTCGTCTCCTCGGATGCGTCAAGGCCCAAAAGACTGAGCGTGGCTTCGAGACCCGACCCGCTCAGGTTGTTCTACCCCTTTCTCCCAACCACGGCACCTTCGGTAATGACGGTCTTTACTCCGAGTCCAAGCTTGGCCTCGAGACTCTCTTCAACAGGTGGCACTCCGAGAGCTGGGCCAACTACCTCACCATTTGCGGTGCGGTCATTGGTTGGACCCGAGGAACTGGTCTCATGTCTGGTAACAACATCGTTGCCGAGGGCGTTGAGGCTTTCGGCGTCCGCACTTTCTCTCAGCAGGAGATGGCTTTCAACCTTCTTGGTCTCATGTCTCCCACTCTAGTTGATCTGTGCCAAAATGAGCCTGTCTTTGCTGACCTCAACGGTGGTCTGCAGTTCATTCCTAACCTGAACGAGACCATGACCAAGCTGCGCAAGGATATCATGGAGACTAGCGAGGTTCGCCGCGCTGTTGCCAAAGAGAGCGCCATTGAGAACACCATTGTCAATGGTGCCGCCTCAGAGGTTCtctacaagaagaagacaattGATCCTCGTGCCAACATTAAGCTTGACTTCCCCAACCGACCTGACTGGAAGACCGAGATTGAGCCACTCAACGAGAACCTCAAAGGCATGGTTGACCTGGAGAAGGTCGTTGTTGTCACTGGTTTCGCTGAGGTTGGTCCTTGGGGTAACTCTCGTACTCGATGGGAGATGGAGGCTTATGGCGAATTCTCCTTGGAGGGTTGCGTTGAGATGGCTTGGATCATGGgtctcatcaagaaccaCAATGGTCTTATCAAAGGCAAGCCTTACTCCGGCTGGGTTGACGCCAAGACTGGTGAGCCCGTCGACGACAAGGACGTCAAGCCCAAGTATGAGAAGTATGTTCTTGAGCACTCTGGTATTCGTCTGATCGAGCCTGAGCTGTTCGAGGGCTACGACCCcaacaagaagcagctgCTTCACGAGGTCGTCATTgaggaggatcttgagcCCTTCGAGGCCTCTAAGGAGACTGCCGAGGAGTTCAAGCGTGAGCACGGTGACAAGGTTGAGGTCTTCGAGATCCCCGATAGCGGCGAGTACATCATTCGCCTCAGGAAGGGTGCCTCTCTCTGGATCCCCAAGGCTCTTCGCTTCGATCGTCTCGTCGCTGGTCAGATCCCCACTGGCTGGGACCCCAAGCGATACGGTGTTCCTGAGGATATCGTCTCCCAGGTTGACCCTGTCACACTGTTCCTCCTTGTGTCTACTGCCGAGGCTCTCCTTTCTTGTGGTATCACCGATCCCTACGAGTTCTACAAGTACGTCCACGTCTCCGAAGTTGGTAACTGTGTTGGTTCCGGTATGGGTGGTGCCGCCGCTCTCCGCGACATGCACCGCACTCGCTTCCTCGACCAGCCAGTGCAGAACGACATTCTTCAAGAGTCTttcatcaacaccatggctGCCTGGGTTAacatgttgttgatgtcctCTTCCGGACCTATCAAGACCCCTGTCGGTGCTTGTGCTACCGCTGTCGAGTCCATCGACACTGGTTATGAGACCATCATGGAGGGCAAGGCTCGCGTCTGCTTTGTCGGTGGTTTCGATGATCTCGGCGAGGAAGGCTCTTATGAGTTCGCCAACATGAAGGCCACCAGCAACACTGTTGACGAGTTTGCCCACGGACGTACTCCCAAGGAGATGTCTCGTCCTACCACTACTACCCGAAACGGATTCATGGAGTCTCAGGGTTGCGGTATCCAGGTCATCATGACTGCCAAGCTTGCTCTTGACATGGGTGTCCCCATCCACGGTATCGTTGCCCTGACCACCACTGCTTCTGATAAGATTGGCCGTTCCGTTCCCGCTCCAGGCCAGGGTGTTCTCACCACAGCTCGCGAGAACCCTGGCAAGTTCCCTTCGCCTCTTCTCGACATCAACTACCGACGTCGCCAAATCGAGCGTCGCAAGAAGACTATCAAGCAATGGCAAGAGTCTGAGCTTGAGTATGTTCATGACGAGATTGATGCCATGAAGGCTCAGGGTGCTTCCTTTGACGAGAAGGAGTATGCCGCGGACCGCTTCGCTCACattgagaaggaagctgcCCGACAGGAGAAGGAGCTTCTCCGCAGCATGGGCAACAACTTCTGGAAGAGCGATCCTAGCATCGCCCCTCTGCGTGGTGCTCTCGCCACATGGGGTCTCACTGTCGACGATATTGGTGTTGCCTCGTTCCACGGAACCTCTACCAAGGCCAATGATAAGAACGAGTCCAGTGTCATCTGCCAGCAACTTCGCCATCTTGGCCGCAAGAAGGGCAACGCTGTCTTGGGTATCTTCCAGAAGTACCTCACTGGTCACCCCAAGggtgctgctggtgcttggATGATGAACGGTTGTCTCCAGGTCCTCGACACCGGTCTTGTTCCTGGTAACCGCAACGCGGATAACGTTGATCCTGTCATGGAGCAGTACGACCTCATCGTCTACCCCAGCCGCAGCATCCAGACCGACGGTGTCAAGGCCTTCTCCGTTACCTCTTTCGGTTTCGGACAGAAGGGTGCTCAGGCCATTGGTGTCCACCCCAAGTACCTGTTCGCTActcttgatgagaagacctATGCCGAATACTGCGCCAAGGTTGATGCTCGCCAGAAGAAGGCCTACCGATACTTccacgatggcttcatcaacaacaagctgTTCGTCGCCAAGAACAACTCTCCTTACTCTGATGACCAGCTCAGCAAGGTTCTTCTCAACCCTGACGCTCGTGTCTCTGAGGACAAGAAGTCATCTGAGCTCAAGTATGCCCCTGACTTCATGAAGAAGTCAGAGAAGGTTGTTTCATCAGCCAAGGCTAAGGAGACTGAGCAAGTCATGGAAGCTCTGGCCCTCAAGGTCATAAACAAGAACAGCCAGGTTggcgttgatgttgaagacattgCTGCTGTCAACATCGACAACGACACTTTCGTCGAGCGTAACTTTACCGCTAACGAGATCTCCTACTGCCGCCAAGCTCCCAGCCCCCAGAGCTCTTTCGCTGGCCGCTGGAGTGCCAAGGAGGCTGTCTTCAAGTCTCTCGGCGTCGCCAGTCAAGGCGCTGGTGCCGCTATGAAGGACATTGAGATTGTCAAGGGAGAGAACGGTGCTCCCGCTGTTTCT CTTCATGGTGAggctgctgccgccgccaagaaggccgGTGTGAAGGATATCACACTGTCCATCTCACACTCTGATAGCCAGGCTATCGCTGTGGCTGTTGCCAACTTTTAA